The Cucumis melo cultivar AY chromosome 5, USDA_Cmelo_AY_1.0, whole genome shotgun sequence genome has a segment encoding these proteins:
- the LOC103491478 gene encoding uncharacterized protein LOC103491478 isoform X2 — protein MHSEENKDSTEKNKKRKLKTPSQLVALEKFYNEHKYPTEEMKSQLSEELGLTEKQISGWFCHRRLKDKRFCDTYTSVRQDRSSGVIQDHGSGLAQDSCGSTKNGDYWHIDPREVESQKPYGHELATDNVLERRSQYTENVSNMENTSSESSSSLKDRLLSQSENPYDTEVSRYLTHEGAIPPSNPKALSSLRYKPSGYLKVKGEVENAAITAVKRQLGVQYREDGPPLGVEFQPLPPGAFESPAKGPTHDSYYVGNQLLPRSPDILTLKKQRAVGSRYEVHSSNMSSQDSYREEAAPAGTTCRPESQEKNSVYQLKKGSNYYNKTDTFPRQNSPLNVYEESGGLTFSSSSKRDHKMNPSYNFPRSRSDSVSNNHGSYSSKVVSEPTEMQLHNHGSVASKSFYRSGYLDYNPKKMPKEMFSGEEKAINESSDPVRGKIPPSNELAVVNRCQLDFPRSDYAAKASFSEKPGRKNLTRRPAMEMPYSFTVDEAEDTSSSLD, from the exons ATGCATTCGGAGGAGAACAAAGATTCTACCGAGAAGAACAAGAAACGAAAGCTCAAGACGCCTTCTCAGTTAGTTGCTTTAGAAAAGTTCTATAATG AACATAAGTATCCTACAGAGGAAATGAAATCACAGCTCTCAGAGGAGCTAGGTTTGACTGAAAAGCAAATATCTGGATGGTTTTGCCACAGAagattaaaagataaaagattttgTGATACGTATACTAGTGTACGACAGGATCGTTCAAGTGGTGTCATTCAAGATCATGGCAGTGGGCTTGCACAAGATTCATGTGGTAGCACGAAAAATGGAGACTATTGGCATATTGATCCACGTGAAGTTGAAAGTCAAAAGCCCTACGGACATGAACTAGCTACAGACAATGTCCTTGAGCGTAGGAGTCAATATACAGAAAATGTTAGTAATATGGAAAATACATCTTCGGAAAGCAGCTCTTCTTTAAAAGATAGGTTATTATCTCAAAGTGAGAATCCATATGATACAGAAGTTTCTCGGTATTTAACACACGAGGGTGCTATTCCACCATCAAATCCAAAGGCTTTAAGCTCTCTGCGATATAAACCATCTGGCTATTTAAAAGTGAAGGGCGAAGTTGAAAATGCTGCTATTACTGCTGTTAAGAGACAGTTAGGTGTGCAATATCGGGAGGATGGTCCACCTCTTGGTGTAGAATTCCAGCCACTTCCTCCTGGTGCATTTGAGTCCCCTGCTAAAGGTCCCACCCATG ATTCATACTATGTTGGAAATCAGCTACTTCCTCGTTCTCCAGACATATTGACATTGAAGAAACAAAGAGCTGTTGGCTCT AGGTATGAAGTGCACAGTTCAAATATGAGTTCTCAAGACTCATATAGGGAGGAGGCAGCTCCCGCCGGCACTACATGTAGACCTGAGAGTCAGGAAAAGAATTCTGTTTACCAGTTAAAGAAGGGTTCCAATTATTACAACAAAACTGATACTTTTCCCCGCCAGAACTCTCCCTTGAATGTGTATGAGGAATCTGGTGGGTTGACATTTTCAAGTAGTAGTAAAAGGGATCACAAAATGAACCCCAGCTATAACTTTCCTAGAAGCAGATCTGATTCTGTTTCCAACAATCATGGCTCCTATTCTTCAAAAGTTGTTAGTGAACCGACAGAGATGCAGTTACATAACCACGGTAGTGTAGCCTCAAAGAGTTTTTATAGGAGTGGTTATTTGGACTATAATCCTAAAAAGATGCCAAAG GAAATGTTCAGCGGAGAAGAAAAGGCTATAAATGAAAGTAGTGATCCAGTTAGAGGGAAGATCCCGCCATCAAATGAATTGGCT GTTGTAAATCGATGTCAGCTGGATTTTCCTCGGTCAGACTATGCAGCAAAAGCATCCTTTTCTGAGAAACCAGGGCGGAAAAATCTTACTAGAAG GCCTGCAATGGAGATGCCATACAGCTTCACCGTTGACGAAGCTGAAGATACCAGTTCATCGTTGGATTGA
- the LOC103504149 gene encoding pentatricopeptide repeat-containing protein At5g27110 — protein MDYVTLLSALRTCTSSKLLKQGKLIHQRIFSCGFQSNILLCKSLIGFYFSCHDYASAELVFQTNECSLDVSLWNSLLSAYTNNFRFVEALQLFDQLNCNSHVRPDFYTYPVVLKACGGLGRVIYGRRIHNHLLKTGLIWDVFVGSSLMNMYAKCDQFVDAIKLFDEFPQRDVGCWNAVISCYFKDGKAETVLKTFDKMKELGFEPNSVTFTVVVSSCTRLLNLKRGKEIHRELIDRQILLDAFVLSALVDMYGKCGCLEMAKEVFEQIPRKNAITWNAMITGYSLKGDSRSCIELLMRMNDEGTKPTLTTLTSIVYASSRSVQLRHGKFIHGYILRNRIDVDIFIDVSLIDFYFKCGYVSSAETIFRSISKNEVVSWNVMVSGYVMVGNHIQALRIYDNMKEHHVKPDALTFSSTLSACSQLAALDKGRELHYCIINHKLEANEIVMGALLDMYAKCGDVNEAQKLFHQLPKRDLVSWTSMISAYGSHGQASEALRLFDEMQKSNVRADSVAFLAVLSACSHAGLVDEGSTYFNEMIVQYDIKPGIEHYSCLIDLLGRAGRLHEAYEILQRSKETKSDIGLLSTLFSACRLHNDFVLGIQIGKMLIEVDPKDPSTYILLSNMYASVNKWDEVRKVRRKMKELGLKKSPGCSWIEINQKIHPFFVEDKSNPSADGVYECLNILACHMEKNEVEL, from the coding sequence ATGGATTATGTAACACTATTATCTGCCTTGAGAACTTGCACTAGCTCCAAATTATTGAAACAAGGCAAGCTTATTCATCAAAGAATATTTTCTTGTGGCTTTCAATCCAACATCCTTCTCTGCAAATCCCTCATCGGATTTTACTTTTCCTGCCATGATTATGCATCAGCTGAGCTTGTTTTTCAAACCAACGAATGCTCACTGGATGTTTCTTTATGGAATTCTCTTCTCTCTGCTTACACCAACAATTTCAGGTTTGTTGAAGCTTTGCAACTCTTTGACCAATTGAATTGTAATTCTCATGTAAGACCTGATTTTTATACTTACCCAGTTGTTCTTAAGGCGTGTGGTGGATTGGGTAGAGTTATTTATGGGAGGAGAATCCATAATCATTTGTTGAAAACGGGTTTGATATGGGATGTTTTTGTGGGGAGTTCTTTGATGAATATGTATGCGAAATGTGATCAGTTTGTTGATGCCATTAAGCTGTTCGATGAATTTCCTCAGAGAGATGTGGGGTGTTGGAATGCAGTTATCTCTTGTTATTTTAAAGATGGTAAGGCTGAGACTGTGTTGAAGACGTTTGATAAAATGAAAGAGTTGGGTTTTGAGCCTAATTCTGTGACTTTTACTGTTGTTGTCTCATCTTGTACTAGgcttttgaatttgaaaagaGGTAAGGAGATTCATAGGGAGTTGATAGATAGGCAGATTTTGTTGGATGCTTTTGTTCTTTCTGCGCTTGTGGATATGTATGGAAAATGTGGTTGTTTAGAAATGGCCAAAGAAGTTTTTGAGCAAATCCCAAGGAAGAATGCGATCACTTGGAATGCTATGATTACAGGGTATAGCTTGAAAGGTGATAGCAGATCCTGCATTGAACTTCTCATGAGAATGAATGACGAAGGAACTAAACCGACTTTGACGACTTTGACCAGCATTGTATATGCTAGCTCGAGGTCTGTTCAACTTCGGCATGGAAAATTTATACATGGATATATTTTGAGAAATAGAATAGATGTTGACATCTTCATTGATGTTTCTCTCATTGATTTCTACTTCAAATGTGGATATGTTTCTTCAGCTGAAACTATCTTCAGAAGTATATCCAAGAATGAAGTTGTCTCTTGGAATGTCATGGTTTCTGGATATGTCATGGTGGGTAATCACATTCAAGCTCTCCGAATCTATGATAACATGAAAGAACATCACGTAAAACCAGACGCCTTAACATTTTCTAGCACCTTATCAGCTTGTTCACAGCTAGCAGCCTTGGATAAGGGTAGAGAGCTTCACTACTGCATAATCAACCATAAGTTGGAAGCCAATGAAATCGTTATGGGGGCTCTTCTTGATATGTATGCTAAATGTGGGGATGTCAATGAAGCACAAAAACTCTTTCATCAATTACCAAAGAGGGATCTTGTGTCATGGACATCGATGATCTCTGCTTATGGATCTCATGGCCAGGCTTCAGAAGCTTTGAGGCTTTTTGATGAAATGCAGAAGTCAAATGTTCGAGCTGATTCAGTTGCATTCCTAGCAGTTTTATCTGCTTGTAGCCATGCTGGATTAGTTGATGAAGGCAGTACATATTTCAACGAAATGATTGTTCAGTATGACATTAAGCCTGGTATTGAACACTATTCATGCTTGATAGATCTACTTGGACGTGCTGGAAGATTACATGAAGCTTATGAAATTCTCCAACGATCAAAAGAGACTAAGAGCGATATCGGATTGCTGAGCACACTGTTTTCTGCATGTCGCTTGCACAATGACTTCGTTTTAGGCATACAAATCGGGAAAATGCTTATAGAGGTAGATCCTAAGGATCCATCTACTTATATTCTGCTGTCAAATATGTATGCTTCTGTCAATAAATGGGACGAGGTACGTAAAGTACGACGAAAAATGAAAGAACTAGGGTTGAAGAAAAGCCCTGGTTGCAGCTGGATTGAGATAAACCAAAAAATCCATCCATTCTTTGTTGAAGATAAGTCAAACCCTTCCGCTGATGGGGTTTATGAATGTCTAAACATTCTAGCTTGTCATATGGAGAAGAATGAAGTAGAGCTATAG
- the LOC103491478 gene encoding uncharacterized protein LOC103491478 isoform X1 — MEEELGTAMHSEENKDSTEKNKKRKLKTPSQLVALEKFYNEHKYPTEEMKSQLSEELGLTEKQISGWFCHRRLKDKRFCDTYTSVRQDRSSGVIQDHGSGLAQDSCGSTKNGDYWHIDPREVESQKPYGHELATDNVLERRSQYTENVSNMENTSSESSSSLKDRLLSQSENPYDTEVSRYLTHEGAIPPSNPKALSSLRYKPSGYLKVKGEVENAAITAVKRQLGVQYREDGPPLGVEFQPLPPGAFESPAKGPTHDSYYVGNQLLPRSPDILTLKKQRAVGSRYEVHSSNMSSQDSYREEAAPAGTTCRPESQEKNSVYQLKKGSNYYNKTDTFPRQNSPLNVYEESGGLTFSSSSKRDHKMNPSYNFPRSRSDSVSNNHGSYSSKVVSEPTEMQLHNHGSVASKSFYRSGYLDYNPKKMPKEMFSGEEKAINESSDPVRGKIPPSNELAVVNRCQLDFPRSDYAAKASFSEKPGRKNLTRRPAMEMPYSFTVDEAEDTSSSLD; from the exons ATGGAAGAAg AGTTGGGTACTGCTATGCATTCGGAGGAGAACAAAGATTCTACCGAGAAGAACAAGAAACGAAAGCTCAAGACGCCTTCTCAGTTAGTTGCTTTAGAAAAGTTCTATAATG AACATAAGTATCCTACAGAGGAAATGAAATCACAGCTCTCAGAGGAGCTAGGTTTGACTGAAAAGCAAATATCTGGATGGTTTTGCCACAGAagattaaaagataaaagattttgTGATACGTATACTAGTGTACGACAGGATCGTTCAAGTGGTGTCATTCAAGATCATGGCAGTGGGCTTGCACAAGATTCATGTGGTAGCACGAAAAATGGAGACTATTGGCATATTGATCCACGTGAAGTTGAAAGTCAAAAGCCCTACGGACATGAACTAGCTACAGACAATGTCCTTGAGCGTAGGAGTCAATATACAGAAAATGTTAGTAATATGGAAAATACATCTTCGGAAAGCAGCTCTTCTTTAAAAGATAGGTTATTATCTCAAAGTGAGAATCCATATGATACAGAAGTTTCTCGGTATTTAACACACGAGGGTGCTATTCCACCATCAAATCCAAAGGCTTTAAGCTCTCTGCGATATAAACCATCTGGCTATTTAAAAGTGAAGGGCGAAGTTGAAAATGCTGCTATTACTGCTGTTAAGAGACAGTTAGGTGTGCAATATCGGGAGGATGGTCCACCTCTTGGTGTAGAATTCCAGCCACTTCCTCCTGGTGCATTTGAGTCCCCTGCTAAAGGTCCCACCCATG ATTCATACTATGTTGGAAATCAGCTACTTCCTCGTTCTCCAGACATATTGACATTGAAGAAACAAAGAGCTGTTGGCTCT AGGTATGAAGTGCACAGTTCAAATATGAGTTCTCAAGACTCATATAGGGAGGAGGCAGCTCCCGCCGGCACTACATGTAGACCTGAGAGTCAGGAAAAGAATTCTGTTTACCAGTTAAAGAAGGGTTCCAATTATTACAACAAAACTGATACTTTTCCCCGCCAGAACTCTCCCTTGAATGTGTATGAGGAATCTGGTGGGTTGACATTTTCAAGTAGTAGTAAAAGGGATCACAAAATGAACCCCAGCTATAACTTTCCTAGAAGCAGATCTGATTCTGTTTCCAACAATCATGGCTCCTATTCTTCAAAAGTTGTTAGTGAACCGACAGAGATGCAGTTACATAACCACGGTAGTGTAGCCTCAAAGAGTTTTTATAGGAGTGGTTATTTGGACTATAATCCTAAAAAGATGCCAAAG GAAATGTTCAGCGGAGAAGAAAAGGCTATAAATGAAAGTAGTGATCCAGTTAGAGGGAAGATCCCGCCATCAAATGAATTGGCT GTTGTAAATCGATGTCAGCTGGATTTTCCTCGGTCAGACTATGCAGCAAAAGCATCCTTTTCTGAGAAACCAGGGCGGAAAAATCTTACTAGAAG GCCTGCAATGGAGATGCCATACAGCTTCACCGTTGACGAAGCTGAAGATACCAGTTCATCGTTGGATTGA
- the LOC103491479 gene encoding PH, RCC1 and FYVE domains-containing protein 1 has protein sequence MSRMDRMTSDLNRNGPVERDIEQSIIALKKGAYLLKYGRRGKPKFCPFRLSNDESVLIWFSGKEEKHLKLSHVSRIISGQRTPIFQRYPRPEKEYQSFSLIYNDRSLDLICKDKDEAEVWFNGLKTLISRSHHRKWRTESRSDGMQSEANSPRTYTRRSSPLNSPFGSNDSLQKDGDFRLQSPYGSPPKNGMDKALSDVILYTVPPKGFFPSDSASMSVNSLSSGSSEMHGPMKAMAIDAFRVSLSSAVSSSSQGSGHDDGDALGDVFIWGEGTGDGVLGGGSHKVGSCFSLKMDSLLPKALESAVVLDVQNIACGGRHAALVTKQGEIFTWGEESGGRLGHGVDSDVLQPKLVDALGNTNIELVSCGEYHTCAVTLSGDLYTWGDGTYNFGLLGHGNEVSHWIPKKINGPLEGIHVSSIACGPWHTAVVTSAGQLFTFGDGTFGVLGHGDRSSVTMPREVESLKGLRTVRAACGVWHTAAVVEVMVGSSSSSNCSSGKLFTWGDGDKGRLGHGDKETKLVPTCVAALVDPNFCRVSCGHSMTVALTTSGQVYTMGSPVYGQLGNPHADGKVPVRVEGKLSKSFVEEIACGAYHVAVLTSRTEVYTWGKGANGRLGHGDTDDRNSPTLVEALKDKQVKSIACGTNFTAAICLHKWVSGFDQSMCSGCHLPFNFKRKRHNCYNCGLVFCHSCSSKKCHKASMAPNPNKPYRVCDNCYNKLRKALETDASSQSSVSRRRSINQGSTDFVEKDEKPESVKSRAQLARFSSMESVKQGESQFSKKNKKFECNSSRVSPVPNGGSQWGAISKSFNPVFGSSKKFFSASVPGSRIVSRATSPISRRASPPRSTTPTPTLGGLTSPKIAVDDAKRTNDSLSQEVVKLKAQVENLTRKAQLQEVEMERTTKQLKEALAFAAAEATKCNAAKEVIMSLTAQLKEMAERLPVGAARNIKSPTLASLGSSPPFNDVVTPSIDRSNGQTMSLEADVIESNSHLLSNGSSTASIRSSGHNRQGNSDSTTRNGNKVKESDSRHDAEWVEQDEPGVYITFTSLQGGAKDLKRVRFSRKRFTEKQAEQWWAENRARVYDQYNVRTIDKSSVGVGSEDLAH, from the exons ATGTCGAGGATGGATAGGATGACTTCAGATCTTAATAGGAATGGTCCGGTGGAAAGGGATATCGAGCAG TCCATTATTGCGCTAAAGAAGGGAGCTTATCTTCTAAAGTATGGGAGGAGGGGAAAACCAAAATTCTGTCCTTTCCGGCTTTCTAAT gatGAGTCTGTTCTAATTTGGTTTTCAGGAAAAGAGGAGAAACACCTTAAACTAAGCCATGTTTCTAGAATAATTTCTGGGCAACGCACT CCAATATTTCAAAGGTATCCACGGCCAGAGAAGGAATACCAGTCATTTTCTCTAATATATAATGACAGATCTTTAGATTTg ATTTGCAAGGACAAAGATGAAGCTGAGGTTTGGTTCAATGGTTTGAAAACATTAATTTCCCGTAGCCATCACCGTAAATGGAGAACAGAATCTAGGAGTGATGGGATGCAATCCGAAGCAAATAGTCCTCGAACTTACACCAGAAGAAGCTCTCCCCTTAATTCACCGTTTGGTAGTAATGATAGCTTGCAAAAG GATGGTGATTTTCGACTTCAGAGCCCATATGGAAGTCCTCCTAAAAATGGAATGGATAAGGCGTTATCAGATGTTATATTGTATACTGTTCCTCCCAAGGGGTTCTTCCCTTCTGATTCTGCCAGTATGTCAGTCAACTCTTTATCATCAGGTAGCTCAGAAATGCATGGTCCAATGAAAGCAATGGCAATTGATGCTTTTCGAGTTAGTTTATCAAGTGCCGTCAGCTCATCCAGCCAAGGCTCAGGTCACGATGACGGCGATGCCCTGGGGGATGTTTTTATTTGGGGTGAAGGAACTGGGGATGGTGTTCTTGGTGGTGGAAGTCATAAAGTTGGAAGTTGTTTCAGTCTCAAAATGGATTCTTTGCTTCCTAAAGCACTGGAATCTGCTGTAGTTCTGGATGTTCAGAACATTGCCTGTGGTGGACGTCATGCTGCCTTGGTGACAAAGCAAGGGGAAATTTTCACATGGGGGGAGGAATCGGGAGGCAGACTTGGGCACGGTGTTGATTCTGATGTTTTGCAACCGAAGCTTGTAGATGCCCTTGGTAATACAAATATTGAATTGGTATCTTGTGGTGAGTATCACACATGTGCTGTTACCCTCTCTGGTGATTTGTACACATGGGGTGATGGAACTTACAATTTTGGTCTCCTTGGCCATGGGAATGAAGTAAGCCACTGGATTCCCAAAAAGATAAATGGACCATTGGAGGGCATACATGTCTCTTCCATCGCTTGTGGACCTTGGCACACTGCAGTTGTAACCTCTGCAGGGCAACTTTTTACCTTTGGTGATGGAACTTTTGGTGTTTTAGGCCATGGAGATCGCAGCAGTGTCACAATGCCTAGGGAAGTGGAATCTCTCAAGGGTCTACGCACTGTGCGGGCTGCTTGTGGTGTTTGGCATACTGCTGCTGTAGTTGAAGTTATGGTTGGAAGCTCGAGTTCCAGTAATTGCTCTTCAGGGAAGCTATTTACATGGGGAGATGGTGATAAGGGTCGACTAGGGCATGGTGACAAAGAGACTAAACTAGTGCCCACTTGTGTGGCAGCTCTTGTTGACCCTAACTTTTGTCGAGTTTCATGTGGGCACAGCATGACTGTTGCCCTTACGACATCCGGTCAAGTTTACACAATGGGAAGTCCCGTATATGGCCAGTTAGGCAATCCTCATGCGGATGGGAAGGTTCCTGTTCGAGTTGAAGGAAAGCTTTCAAAAAGTTTTGTGGAAGAAATAGCTTGTGGTGCTTATCATGTTGCTGTTTTAACTTCAAGAACTGAAGTCTACACTTGGGGCAAGGGTGCAAATGGTCGTTTGGGTCATGGTGACACGGATGACCGAAATTCACCAACGTTAGTAGAAGCTTTGAAGGACAAGCAAGTTAAAAGCATTGCCTGTGGTACAAATTTTACTGCAGCTATCTGCCTTCATAAATGGGTTTCTGGTTTTGATCAGTCTATGTGTTCTGGCTGCCACTTACCATTTAACTTCAAAAGGAAGCGACATAACTGTTATAATTGTGGACTTGTCTTTTGTCATTCTTGCAGTAGTAAGAAATGTCACAAGGCTTCAATGGCCCCAAATCCTAACAAACCCTATCGTGTATGTGATAACTGTTATAACAAACTACGGAAGGCACTTGAAACTGATGCTTCTTCTCAGTCTTCAGTAAGCCGAAGAAGAAGCATCAATCAAGGATCCACTGATTTTGTTGAGAAAGATGAGAAACCGGAGTCTGTCAAGTCTCGTGCTCAACTTGCTCGATTTTCTTCCATGGAGTCTGTGAAGCAAGGGGAAAGCCAGTTTtccaagaaaaacaaaaaatttgaaTGTAATAGCAGCAGGGTGTCACCGGTTCCAAATGGAGGATCCCAGTGGGGAGCTATTTCTAAATCATTCAATCCAGTGTTTGGGTCATCCAAAAAGTTCTTTTCTGCTTCAGTTCCTGGTTCTAGAATTGTCTCTAGAGCAACATCCCCTATATCAAGGCGAGCAAGTCCACCTCGTTCAACAACACCTACTCCAACTCTTGGAGGCCTTACTTCACCAAAGATTGCAGTTGATGATGCCAAAAGGACAAATGATAGTCTTAGCCAGGAGGTTGTTAAGTTAAAAGCTCAG GTTGAAAATCTTACCCGTAAAGCTCAACTTCAAGAAGTTGAGATGGAAAGAACAACCAAACAGTTGAAGGAAGCACTGGCATTTGCTGCAGCAGAAGCGACAAAGTGCAATGCAGCAAAGGAAGTAATCATGTCGCTTACTGCCCAA TTGAAGGAAATGGCAGAAAGACTTCCAGTCGGAGCAGCTCGTAACATCAAATCACCTACGCTAGCCTCCTTGGGCTCCAGTCCACCCTTCAATGATGTTGTTACTCCATCAATTGACCGTTCTAATGGTCAAACAATGTCTCTTGAAGCCGATGTTATAGAATCAAACAGTCACTTGCTGTCTAATGGGTCTAGCACTGCAAGTATTCGTAGTTCAGGCCATAATAGACAGGGCAATTCCGATTCAACAACTAGAAATGGTAACAAGGTTAAAGAAAGTGATTCTCGACATGACGCTGAATGGGTTGAGCAAGATGAGCCTGGTGTATATATCACTTTTACCTCACTTCAGGGTGGTGCCAAAGATCTCAAGCGAGTGCGTTTCAG TCGAAAACGGTTTACCGAGAAGCAAGCAGAACAATGGTGGGCGGAAAACCGAGCAAGAGTATACGATCAATATAACGTGCGTACGATCGATAAGTCCAGTGTAGGTGTCGGTAGCGAGGACTTGGCTCACTGA
- the LOC103491478 gene encoding uncharacterized protein LOC103491478 isoform X3: protein MEEELGTAMHSEENKDSTEKNKKRKLKTPSQLVALEKFYNEHKYPTEEMKSQLSEELGLTEKQISGWFCHRRLKDKRFCDTYTSVRQDRSSGVIQDHGSGLAQDSCGSTKNGDYWHIDPREVESQKPYGHELATDNVLERRSQYTENVSNMENTSSESSSSLKDRLLSQSENPYDTEVSRYLTHEGAIPPSNPKALSSLRYKPSGYLKVKGEVENAAITAVKRQLGVQYREDGPPLGVEFQPLPPGAFESPAKGPTHDSYYVGNQLLPRSPDILTLKKQRAVGSRYEVHSSNMSSQDSYREEAAPAGTTCRPESQEKNSVYQLKKGSNYYNKTDTFPRQNSPLNVYEESGGLTFSSSSKRDHKMNPSYNFPRSRSDSVSNNHGSYSSKVVSEPTEMQLHNHGSVASKSFYRSGYLDYNPKKMPKEMFSGEEKAINESSDPVRGKIPPSNELAVVNRCQLDFPRSDYAAKASFSEKPGRKNLTRSGQKVSFLE, encoded by the exons ATGGAAGAAg AGTTGGGTACTGCTATGCATTCGGAGGAGAACAAAGATTCTACCGAGAAGAACAAGAAACGAAAGCTCAAGACGCCTTCTCAGTTAGTTGCTTTAGAAAAGTTCTATAATG AACATAAGTATCCTACAGAGGAAATGAAATCACAGCTCTCAGAGGAGCTAGGTTTGACTGAAAAGCAAATATCTGGATGGTTTTGCCACAGAagattaaaagataaaagattttgTGATACGTATACTAGTGTACGACAGGATCGTTCAAGTGGTGTCATTCAAGATCATGGCAGTGGGCTTGCACAAGATTCATGTGGTAGCACGAAAAATGGAGACTATTGGCATATTGATCCACGTGAAGTTGAAAGTCAAAAGCCCTACGGACATGAACTAGCTACAGACAATGTCCTTGAGCGTAGGAGTCAATATACAGAAAATGTTAGTAATATGGAAAATACATCTTCGGAAAGCAGCTCTTCTTTAAAAGATAGGTTATTATCTCAAAGTGAGAATCCATATGATACAGAAGTTTCTCGGTATTTAACACACGAGGGTGCTATTCCACCATCAAATCCAAAGGCTTTAAGCTCTCTGCGATATAAACCATCTGGCTATTTAAAAGTGAAGGGCGAAGTTGAAAATGCTGCTATTACTGCTGTTAAGAGACAGTTAGGTGTGCAATATCGGGAGGATGGTCCACCTCTTGGTGTAGAATTCCAGCCACTTCCTCCTGGTGCATTTGAGTCCCCTGCTAAAGGTCCCACCCATG ATTCATACTATGTTGGAAATCAGCTACTTCCTCGTTCTCCAGACATATTGACATTGAAGAAACAAAGAGCTGTTGGCTCT AGGTATGAAGTGCACAGTTCAAATATGAGTTCTCAAGACTCATATAGGGAGGAGGCAGCTCCCGCCGGCACTACATGTAGACCTGAGAGTCAGGAAAAGAATTCTGTTTACCAGTTAAAGAAGGGTTCCAATTATTACAACAAAACTGATACTTTTCCCCGCCAGAACTCTCCCTTGAATGTGTATGAGGAATCTGGTGGGTTGACATTTTCAAGTAGTAGTAAAAGGGATCACAAAATGAACCCCAGCTATAACTTTCCTAGAAGCAGATCTGATTCTGTTTCCAACAATCATGGCTCCTATTCTTCAAAAGTTGTTAGTGAACCGACAGAGATGCAGTTACATAACCACGGTAGTGTAGCCTCAAAGAGTTTTTATAGGAGTGGTTATTTGGACTATAATCCTAAAAAGATGCCAAAG GAAATGTTCAGCGGAGAAGAAAAGGCTATAAATGAAAGTAGTGATCCAGTTAGAGGGAAGATCCCGCCATCAAATGAATTGGCT GTTGTAAATCGATGTCAGCTGGATTTTCCTCGGTCAGACTATGCAGCAAAAGCATCCTTTTCTGAGAAACCAGGGCGGAAAAATCTTACTAGAAG TGGTCAGAAAGTTTCTTTTCTGGAATAA
- the LOC103491480 gene encoding uncharacterized protein LOC103491480 gives MARDSCLARVTAGVAVGGAVGGAVGAVYGTYEAIRFKVPGLLKIRYIGQTTLGSAAIFGLFLGAGSLIHCGKSY, from the exons ATGGCGAGAGACAGCTGTTTGGCTCGAGTTACTGCCGGAGTTGCCGTTGGTGGCGCCGTAGGAGGAGCCGTCG gTGCTGTTTATGGGACTTATGAGGCCATTAGATTTAAG GTCCCAGGACTATTGAAAATTAGGTATATTGGACAAACAACACTTGGAAGTGCTGCCATATTTGGCCTTTTCTTAGGGGCAGGGAGTTTGATACATTGTGGAAAGTCATATTAA